CTCGACATCAAAGGCGTACGGGCCGTCAAAGTCAAGCTCATCGCAACTCCAgcaggatgcggcggcggcggcggcgccaccgaaCGCAGCAGGGGCTAGCAACTGGGCGCCGAGGCCTTGCAACTGCCGGGagtgcgcgccggcggcgggacaCTATGGCTActtcgcggccgcggcggccatgaACAACCGTGGCGGACAAGCGTCGGCTGCGGCCAAGGCGCTGCCACTGCCGGCGCCGGGCCTGCCTGGGGTAAGGAGGATGTCCATGGCGGACAAAGCGAACATGGCCTCGACATCAAAGGCGTACGCGACGTCGCAGTCAAGCTCATCGCAACTCCAGCAGGgtgcggctgcggtggcggcgccgccgaacgCAGCAGGGCCTAGCAACTGGGCGCCGAGGCCTTGCAACTGCCGGGagtgcgcgccggcggcgggacaGTATGGTTACTTCGCGTCCATGGTTCCACGGCCGTCGCTGGACCGGAAGGGCAAGGGCAAGGCGCCGATGGACTGTGCCgagcaggccggcggcggcggcggctgtcaCGCGGAGTCAACGAGCACTCCGGCGCCGCCGAAGGGCGCCGAGTACTACGGATGCAGCGTCGCCGTCGAGGATGATGACGAAGAATTGCTGAAGTTTCTGCAGGCGATGGTGAGgggcgaggaggtggagggtgATGGCGACCACGCCATGGCCGACGAGCGCGGCCCGCAGCAGGGCTCCtccccggtggcggcggcggcggcctccggctCCGCGCCTGCAGGTCATGACGGTCGCCGTGGCTCGCTGCAGGGTGGCCACCATGgatcctcctcccccacctcattggcggccgccgccgccaccggcgacgacgtcaCATCTGCCGCCAGTGCAGGTGACGACGTCAGTGGCAGTCAGCAGGAAGACCACCCTGCGCGTTGAacactgaaatttgaaatttgaatttgaaatctGGGACAAATTTTCGTCGAATTTGCAGTGTTCAACTTCTTACTCTTTTCTGATCATTTGGTGTTGTTACTTCACTAGTTCTATGTGAGAGCTGCAATTCTTTACTAGTAATCCTGGTGATCTATTGTTGCTTTACGATGGTGATTTGCTTGTTCTAGAATGCTCGagattatatatttgttttgccTGAGATGAATTGGTTCTAGTGTACTGTCACTGATTTGGTATGAATGTTTGACAGATGAACAATCATATTTACCATATCTGGGAGATGGATGAAGGGATTTGAATTGACTGCTTTTATGCTaacctgtagttttatgatatgaAAGTGATATGCAAAAGCCAtcctgtagttttatgaaatgtATGAAGCAGAGGTCTAAGTTTGAAATGGACAAACTGTATTCTGTATTTCTGTTTTAAGCTTATGTCTCTGTGTAATAATGGTGCAATTGAACAAATGTTGATCTGCATAGATGCAAGTCTTGATCACTATTTTCTGTGTGGTGACACATGGAGCAATTCTTGCACCGTACTACTTTAGGCTTAGACGCTTTCTCTCAAAATATCATGTTAATAGTTATGCAATATTCTCAAAATATTTGGCAATATTCATGTGCCACCCGAATTTCATATCTAAACTCAATTCAccagagagaaagaagagacaaaTCCACTAAATGAACAACAATGCTTAAATACTATATTCACACCATGGAGTAGTGTATGCTGGTGTACTACTCAGTATCAGCTAGTGCAAACTCATGGTAGGAGATCACTGATCATTGGTTACAGAGAGATATTTGATCAACTCAGAAGATATTCTAGCTATCAAATTCTAGATTTTACATGCAAGCTAAGGCCAGTGCGTCTGTGCGTGCATGATTTTGTCCAAACACTAGATGCTGCTCCTATACATGTAAAACATCTAGATCGGCCTTCAAATGGGCCGGGCCCAATTTGCGAGAGCAAAGTAAGCCCATTAACACCCAACTAAACACGTCTTAAATCACGGAGACGCTCCATTGATGCCGGCCAAATCAATCGCTAGTTTTCACAACCGTCTTACGGcgatggccgccggcggcggcggcggcgacgacgaccaacGTTTCGATCTCCCCGACGACCCTCCTCCTGCGCATCCTCCGGCTCGTCCCATCCAAGGAGGCCGCGTCGACCGGCGCGctctcgcggcggcggggctcgctCTGGCGGCGCCGTCAACCTCGCCGCGCGCGTCTACTTCGACGGCGGGGTCAGCCGCAGCGTCAGCCTCGACGAACGGGAGGAGGCCTTCTCCTCCCGCCGCGACGCCTTCGTCCGCGCCTCGCCAGGCGGCGTTcgcggcggccgccccgccggAGGCAACGGCGGCTGCCGCGGCGTCACCAGGCTCACCCT
Above is a window of Oryza sativa Japonica Group chromosome 10, ASM3414082v1 DNA encoding:
- the LOC9269665 gene encoding NAC transcription factor ONAC010, with the protein product MAAPEDGEDKNFGKNKHGLPIGFYFAPTDQELLAILEAKRLGRPLSRAHDAFFHDIRILDFHPAELYEKYAKDEEKGYFYFFSKREFPTSSKKRPLRVAEGGAWNSSGAVYKVVKSSKSGGGYDVGHKKTLVFHQRFPGDKEAVKTNWAIQEFTRIIGPQNEVPDLAVYRLYKMRKEGRETPADLAADEAAAAAAMNNRGQQASAAAMALPPPATGLPGGRMMSMADKANMASTSKAYGPSKSSSSQLQQDAAAAAAPPNAAGASNWAPRPCNCRECAPAAGHYGYFAAAAAMNNRGGQASAAAKALPLPAPGLPGVRRMSMADKANMASTSKAYATSQSSSSQLQQGAAAVAAPPNAAGPSNWAPRPCNCRECAPAAGQYGYFASMVPRPSLDRKGKGKAPMDCAEQAGGGGGCHAESTSTPAPPKGAEYYGCSVAVEDDDEELLKFLQAMVRGEEVEGDGDHAMADERGPQQGSSPVAAAAASGSAPAGHDGRRGSLQGGHHGSSSPTSLAAAAATGDDVTSAASAGDDVSGSQQEDHPAR